A region from the Acyrthosiphon pisum isolate AL4f chromosome A1, pea_aphid_22Mar2018_4r6ur, whole genome shotgun sequence genome encodes:
- the LOC100168224 gene encoding dedicator of cytokinesis protein 1 isoform X1, protein MTDENWTHVSDRKRYGIAIHNYLQSGPHRIKLLAGECVHVLEESAEWYYGFSFKNKSTHGIFPKKFVHIMDNVVEKFGPAELTVLKQPQIVHELTSVIREWGAIWKQLYISHNSNFKNVKNKIYELINFRSKILSGTLPVDELKEVQRLATSTIDIGNKLLGLDMVVRDEQGNILNPLHTPTIQLYKHHEIATERIQNSHTAGVYKKSIQQINYLYNYTVYLSVHNFMCKIIDDAELLLTLYDAKSGKSFSENFAIRWATNKMDQGWSQTDIFHNFRALFTDLGTRDLTREKVYLVCYIIRIGGMDNDSNSKKSWATTQIRRPWGVAAMDLTLYFTQKLESDEDKHHFMPFLPCEKDNLENTLKRYLNLRDYSHKEHKGQGLYVSFKLLHGDIKQVREECPHLVLGNVALVRKMGFPEVILPGDVRNDLYLTLVNGEFSRGSLSSSDKNIQVTVTACNEKGVKLLGVIMLGGDSEPLSDFNSVVYYHEDKPRWYEIVKLAIPIEDFKGSHLKFMFKHRSSNETKDKNEKPFALSFVKLMQDNGTTLRDTLHELLVYKIDHKKFDCMDISYLSLASRKNELTETNNQISVPGLSLANKDIFIIQSNICSTKLTQNVDLLGLLNWTSHPDKLRTSLSALMIVDGEEVVKFLQDVLDALFNILMHNSDSDLFDNMVFECLLYIIGLVSDRKYQHFQPVLDLYIKESFSATLAYNKLIVVLKFHLSNLDQTDKDLLLKIMKSFKYIMKFIARSRFLFSQLYEGKGQQTFEMSMYEMLKLLSKLMCSNSDATLFLQGACLKYVPYSIPDIMTVFSTTQLSTLLVELIGNLPPSRLVKQKLITMSDIVHSQLFLNSDCRAILLPSILARIKELLESSDEAKTSIEFRNKTKSVAKIAKVLGENGRKLLDSPDMSDQVEMCVKLLGDIMDLLYVADTGSTFRDITEIMLTVMRTVIQTTIAMNREGPLVGYLVSIMISTLRQMTAEHFDIYIKNFPTNIDLLDFLMEILLVFKDLVIRPVFPKDWCEMIMLQNSVILKSLRYFSHTIRDYFFKDFEHQAWNNFFHCAVTFLTQPSLQLEQFSSNKRWRIISRYKDMRRETGFEILSMWFNLGQYKVNFVPSLVGSFLEMTLTPEVELRKATIPIFFDMMQCEFYSCFDGHTNKRDSSNIKAKFNDFENEMIAKLDHLVEGGKGDEQFKELFESIMLRKCENHSTMRDQGNRFVKIVTGLLERLLEYRAVINDENKENRMNCTVNLLNFYMDIKRQEMYIRYVNKLCSLHLECDDFAEAAYTLRLHSELLSWSNDPLPPLLRSPLRYPTCDTHRQLKEALYHDIIDYFNKGKMWECAVCMCKELVRQCESETYDYIQLSSLLQRMSNFYDNIMKQLRPEPEYFRVAYYGKGFPSFIQNKVFIYRGKEYERLSDFSNRTLNQFPNATLMQTLSKPGSEITESSNQYIQINNVEPVMDERKEHLLRKPISQQILRHYRVNDVKRFKFSRPFYRVDPKVNSNDDNEFANLWIERTVLDTTYSLPGILRWFPVKHFDTYEISPLKNAIETMQETNKYLRELIIAHRNDSTLPLNPLTMKLNGILDAAVMGGVTKYEKAFFTSEYSVNHEEDEHLIEKLKDLVASQIPLLDIGVKVHSARAPPSLTPLQSRFEDCFEKMKVHIEENYGKKTCDIKFDVVKMRRHTTAGSRFNEKRYSGSSIGSTEGQNGITKQSLMSTTSLSSSLAIFAGPVLVSGSNKFGTIGALTRKDKKEKKRRNRTVSKMATTNDRDLSISNSSSSNSQWYALPDADNMSLSSINSNLSVFSSPTPVIELRQELTPKRPLRSEVEKERRLSRPNSGQYQFSKLPSMNNLNRDSLVATDSTASDDDTPPPLPAKTREADYSNLSDKDSLGLPDYCSPIIVNNIMPEQPLQLINSQENNRPPTPPPKKPPMKAPV, encoded by the exons ATGACTGACGAAAATTGGACTCATGTCAGCGACCGAAAGAGATATGGAATCG CCATTCATAACTATCTTCAAAGTGGACCACATCGTATCAAACTGTTGGCCGGTGAATGTGTTCACGTTCTGGAAGAAAGTGCTGAATGGTATTACGGGTTCTCTTTTAAGAATAAATCAACCCACGGGATATTTCCTAAAAAATTTGTTCATATCATGGATAATGTTGTTGAAAAATTTgg gCCAGCGGAGTTGACAGTTTTGAAACAACCACAAATTGTGCATGAATTAACCAGCGTTATTCGAGAATGGGGTGCCATATGGAAACAATTATACATA tCTCAcaactcaaattttaaaaatgtaaaaaataaaatttacgaattaataaactttagaagtaaaatattatctggTACACTTCCAGTAGACGAGCTAAAAGAAGTACAAAGACTGGCTACATCTACCATAGATATTGGAAACAA attattaggACTAGATATGGTGGTTAGGGATGAACAGGGTAATATTTTGAATCCATTACATACACCAACCATTCAGCTATACAAACATCATGAAATAGCCACCGAACGCATCCAAAATTCTCat actgCTGGGGTGTATAAAAAGTCAATCCAGCAAATAAACTATTTGTATAACTACACTGTGTATTTATCTGTACACAATTTCATGTGCAAAATAATAGATGATGCTGAACTGCTATTAACATTATATGATGCAAAGAGTGGTAaatcattttctgaaaattttgctATACGATGGGCAACCAATAAAATGGACCAGGGATGGTCACAGActgatatttttcataatttcagaGCTTTATTCACA GACCTAGGAACCAGAGATTTAACTCGAGAGAAGGTATACTtagtgtgttatattataagaattggTGGTATGGATAATGATAGTAATAGTAAAAAGAGTTGGGCTACAACACAAATCCGTAGACCCTGGGGTGTTGCTGCAATGGATCTGACTTTGTATTTTACTCAAAAATTGGAGAGTGATGAAGACAAACATCATTTTATGCCATTTTTacc ATGTGAAAAAGATAACCTTGAAAACACTCTTAAAAGGTATTTAAATCTTAGAGACTATTCTCATAAAGAACACAAAGGTCAAGGACTGTATGTCAGTTTTAAACTGCTTCATGGGGATATTAAACag GTGCGAGAAGAATGTCCACATTTAGTACTTGGTAATGTTGCCTTAGTGAGAAAAATGGGCTTTCCAGAAGTTATATTACCTGGTGATGTGAGAAATGATCTCTACTTAACATTGGTAAATGGAGAGTTCTCAAGAGGAAGTTTGTCTTCGTCGGACAAAAATATCCAAGTTACTGTCACTGCATGTAATGAAAAAGGTGTTAAGTTACTT GGTGTAATCATGCTAGGCGGGGACTCTGAACCTCTTTCTGATTTTAATTCTGTGGTTTATTATCATGAAGATAAACCTCGCTGGtatgaaattgtaaaattagcCATACCTATAGAGGACTTCAAAGGTAGTCACTTGAAGTTCATGTTCAAACATAGATCATCAAATGAAACcaaagataaaaatgaaaagcCATTTGCACTATCATTTGTTAAATTGATGCAAGATAATGGCACTACTTTGAGAGACACGTTACATGAATTATTGGTGTACAAA attgatcataaaaaatttgattgcaTGGACATATCATATCTAAGTCTTGCTTCAAGGAAAAATGAATTAACCgaaacaaataatcaaatatctGTACCTGGACTATCCTTAGctaataaagatatatttataatacagtcAAATATTTGCTCAACAAAACTAACACAAAATG ttgatCTCTTGGGTTTGCTGAATTGGACAAGTCATCCTGACAAATTACGTACTAGTTTATCTGCTTTGATGATAGTTGACGGCGAAGAAGTAGTTAAGTTCTTGCAAGATGTTTTAGATGCATTATTCAACATTCTCATGCATAATTCTGATTCTGATCTCTTTGATAACATGGTCTTTGAATGTTtg CTATACATTATTGGATTAGTTTCTGATAGAAAATATCAGCACTTCCAACCAGTTctagatttatatattaaagaaaGTTTTTCTGCAACACTGGCCTATAA TAAACTGATAGTAGTTTTAAAATTCCATTTAAGTAACTTGGATCAAACTGACAAGGAtctcttattaaaaataatgaaatcattCAAGTACATCATGAAGTTTATTGCCAGATCTCGTTTTTTGTTTTCTCA attGTATGAAGGCAAGGGACAACAAACTTTTGAAATGTCTATGTATGAAATGTTGAAGTTGTTATCAAAGTTAATGTGTAGTAACTCGGAtgcaacattatttttacaaggCGCATGTCTTAAATATGTTCCTTATTCTATTCCCGACATAATGACTGTCTTTAGTACTACTCAATTaag TACATTACTGGTGGAACTCATTGGTAACTTGCCTCCATCCAGACTAGTGAAACAAAAGTTGATTACTATGAGCGATATAGTTCATagccaactttttttaaactcagaTTGTCGTGCCATATTACTTCCATCTATACTTGCAAGAATTAAGGAGCTTTTAGAGTCTTCTGACGAG GCGAAAACTAGCATCGAGTTtcgaaacaaaacaaaatcagTAGCAAAAATTGCCAAAGTGCTGGGAGAAAATGGCCGCAAGTTACTAGACTCTCCTGATATGAGTGATCAa GTCGAAATGTGTGTAAAACTATTAGGCGACATTATGGATCTGCTGTATGTGGCCGACACGGGATCAACATTTCGCGATATAACTGAAATAATGCTCACTGTCATGCGTACTGTAATTCAAACCACCATAGCGATGAACCGCGAAGGGCCTCTAGTG GGCTACCTCGTGTCCATAATGATATCGACGTTGCGCCAGATGACTGCCGAACACTTTGACATCTACATAAAAAACTTTCCCACCAATATCGACCTGTTAGATTTTCTTATGGAAATACTGCTCGTCTTCAAGGATCTTGTTATACGGCCAGTGTTTCCCAAAGACTGGTGCGAGATGATAATGCTTCAGAACAG tgtGATATTGAAGTCGTTGAGATACTTTTCACACACAATCCGTGACTATTTCTTCAAAGACTTCGAACACCAAGCGTGGAATAACTTCTTCCATTGTGCTGTCACGTTTTTGACACAGCCATCTCTTCAGCTGGAACAGTTCTCGTCCAATAAACGTTGGAGGATCATCAGTCGGTACAAGGACATGCGCAGGGAAACCGGATTTGAAATCCTAAGCATGTGGTTTAACTTGG GGCAGTACAAAGTAAATTTCGTTCCTAGTCTGGTGGGCTCTTTCCTAGAGATGACGTTGACACCCGAAGTCGAGTTGCGCAAAGCCACCATACCCATATTCTTTGATATGATGCAATGTGAGTTTTATTCATGTTTCGATGGTCACACAAACAAACGGGACTCAAGTAACATCAAAGCTAAATTTAACGAC TTTGAAAATGAAATGATCGCCAAACTTGATCACTTAGTTGAAGGTGGTAAAGGCGATGAACAGTTTAAAGAACTTTTCGAATCTATAATGTTAAGGAAATGTGAAAATCATTCTACTATGAGAGatcaa ggTAATCGATTTGTTAAAATAGTTACTGGTCTTCTGGAACGATTGCTAGAATATCGAGCCGTCATAAATGatgaaaacaaagaaaataggATGAACTGTACTGTTAActtattg aatttttatatgGATATAAAACGACAAGAAATGTACATCAGATATGTGAACAAACTGTGTTCTCTTCATTTAGAATGTGATGACTTTGCCGAAGCTGCGTATACTCTTAGATTACACAGTGAATTACTATCATGGTCGAATGATCCATTGCCACCTTTATTACGATCTCCATTGAGATACCCAACTTGCGACACACATAGACAATTAAAGGAAGCTTTGTACCATGACATCATTGATTATTTCAATAAAGGAAAA ATGTGGGAATGTGCTGTGTGCATGTGTAAAGAACTTGTTAGACAGTGTGAAAGTGAGACATATGATTATATACAGCTAAGCTCATTATTACAACGTATGTCAAATTTCTACGATAATATAATGAAGCAGCTTAGACCTGAACCAGAGTATTTCAGAGTTGCATATTATGGCAAAGGTTTTCCTTCATTCATACAAAACAAAGTTTTTATATACAGAGGCAAAGAATATGAACGTCTGAGCGATTTCTCTAACAGGACACTGAATCAATTTCCTAACGCTACTTTAATGCAAACACTATCAAAACCTGGATCAGAAATTACTGAATCTTCCAATCAAT atattcaaattaataatgttgAACCTGTAATGGATGAACGAAAAGAACATTTATTAAGAAAACCAATCAGCCAGCAAATACTTAGACATTATAG GGTGAATGACGTGAAGCGATTTAAGTTTTCAAGACCGTTTTACCGTGTAGATCCTAAGGTGAACTCAAATGATGATAACGAGTTTGCAAATCTATGGATTGAACGCACAGTGTTAGATACGACATATTCATTACCTGGCATACTACGATGGTTTCCAGTTAAACATTTTGATACATATGAAATAAGTCCACTTAAAAATGCAATTGAGACTATGCAGGaaacaaataa GTATCTAAGAGAGTTGATAATAGCTCATCGAAATGACTCTACATTGCCATTGAATCCTTTGACTATGAAATTGAATGGCATACTGGATGCAGCTGTGATGGGTGGAGTGACAAAGTACGAAAAAGCATTTTTTACATCTGAATATTCGGTGAATCACGAAGAAGATGAACACCTTATCGAAAAGTTAAAGGATTTGGTTGCTTCCCAAATACCATTATTAGATATTGGTGTAAAAGTACATAGCGCACGTGCTCCACCATCATTGACACCGTTACAATCACGATTTGAAGActgttttgaaaaaatgaaaGTGCATATTGAAGAAAATTATGGCAAAAAG ACgtgtgatattaaatttgatgttGTCAAAATGAGAAGACATACAACTGCAGGAAGCCGTTTTAACGAAAAAAGATATTCTGGTTCTAGTATTGGATCAACAGA agGACAAAATGGTATAACTAAGCAATCTCTTATGTCAACAACTTCATTATCTTCCAGCTTGGCTATCTTTGCAGGGCCTGTATTAGTGTCTGGTTCGAATAAATTTGGTACTATTGGGGCACTTACCAGGaaagataaaaaagaaaaaaaaagacgtAATAGGACTGTATCAAAAATGGCAACAACAAATGATAGAGATTTGAGCATTTCTAACAGCTCTTCTAGCAATAGTCAATGGTATGCACTGCCTGATGCAGACAATATGTCTTTGAGTTCTATAAACAGTAACCTGAGTGTATTTTCTTCTCCTACACCTGTCATTGAGTTACGGCAAGag CTGACACCCAAGAGGCCACTACGCTCAGAAGTGGAAAAAGAGAGACGTTTAAGTCGACCCAATAGTGGTCAGTATCAATTTTCAAAGTTACCATCCATGAACAATCTTAACAGAGATTCATTGG TAGCAACAGATTCAACAGCAAGCGATGATGACACTCCTCCACCACTGCCTGCAAAGACCAGAGAAGCGGATTACTCAAATCTCTCAGACAAGGACAGTTTGGGTCTACCGGATTATTGTAGTCCTATTATAGTGAACAACATTATG CCAGAACAGCCATTACAATTAATCAACTCTCAAGAAAACAATAGGCCGCCAACACCTCCTCCCAAGAAACCCCCTATGAAAGCtcctgtataa